The Microbacterium sp. Nx66 genome contains a region encoding:
- a CDS encoding AI-2E family transporter — MTSLPTPSGPAADRASSPALRTLLILAASAIVLAGVSLAREVFGPLALAIVIVVICEPIRRPFQRPGRPAWVGTTAVIVLAYVILLAMAALLWLAGTQFARLVGDLASQDGLVRAADQIVAWLQSLGLDQEAADAAASVLDPETLLGVAGSLGSAVLGVATALFFVCAYIIFLAADAARYRTAPALFGATHGPALQRIARLQTGVRRYYVVNAAFGAVVAIVDGLALWWMGVPAPVVWAILAFVTNFIPNIGFVLGLIPPAILAFVVGGWPLLLGVIAVYCVVNVVLQVLVQPKFVSDAVDLSLTLSFFSVIFWTFVIGPLGAILSIPLTLLVRALVLEGDPGSTWVRWVSGDRTALPAPAPTPEPSAVPTRRRFRRR, encoded by the coding sequence GTGACCTCGCTCCCGACTCCTTCCGGCCCCGCGGCAGACCGCGCGTCCTCGCCCGCCTTGCGGACCTTGCTGATCCTGGCGGCGAGCGCGATCGTCCTCGCCGGCGTCTCGCTGGCGCGTGAGGTCTTCGGTCCCTTGGCCCTCGCGATCGTCATCGTGGTGATCTGCGAACCGATCCGCCGTCCGTTCCAGCGCCCCGGTCGGCCCGCCTGGGTGGGGACGACCGCCGTGATCGTGCTCGCCTACGTGATCCTGCTGGCGATGGCGGCGCTGCTGTGGCTCGCCGGCACCCAGTTCGCCCGTCTGGTCGGCGACCTCGCGTCTCAGGACGGGCTGGTGCGCGCCGCCGATCAGATCGTCGCCTGGTTGCAGTCCCTCGGACTCGATCAGGAGGCGGCGGATGCCGCAGCCTCGGTCCTCGACCCCGAGACCCTGCTCGGTGTGGCGGGGAGCCTGGGCAGCGCGGTGCTCGGAGTCGCCACCGCCCTGTTCTTCGTCTGCGCCTACATCATCTTCCTCGCGGCGGACGCCGCTCGCTACCGGACGGCACCTGCACTCTTCGGCGCCACGCACGGCCCGGCGTTGCAGCGCATCGCCCGCCTGCAGACGGGGGTCCGCCGGTACTACGTCGTCAATGCCGCGTTCGGCGCCGTCGTGGCGATCGTCGACGGCCTCGCGCTCTGGTGGATGGGCGTTCCCGCCCCGGTCGTCTGGGCGATCCTCGCTTTCGTGACGAACTTCATCCCGAACATCGGCTTCGTGCTGGGACTCATCCCGCCCGCGATCCTCGCCTTCGTGGTGGGCGGCTGGCCGCTGCTGCTCGGCGTCATCGCCGTGTACTGCGTGGTCAACGTCGTGCTCCAGGTGCTCGTCCAGCCCAAGTTCGTCAGCGACGCCGTCGACCTGAGCCTCACGCTGAGCTTCTTCTCCGTGATCTTCTGGACCTTCGTGATCGGGCCGCTCGGCGCCATCCTCTCCATCCCGCTCACCCTGCTCGTGCGCGCCCTCGTCCTGGAGGGCGACCCGGGCTCCACGTGGGTGCGCTGGGTGAGCGGCGACCGCACCGCCCTCCCGGCGCCGGCTCCGACCCCTGAGCCCTCCGCGGTGCCCACCCGACGCCGCTTCCGACGACGCTGA
- a CDS encoding LuxR C-terminal-related transcriptional regulator: MTAAITAAVEADGVTVLSAPSGYGKTTAVMAWAVARDDVAWLTLSASDDDPALLTSGVVNALALAAERTGRAFAVRRDIEDPVRAYRQICAALQDAEHPMHLIVDDAHRAGESWREGLLGLLADQPPDGLHLVLVGTTLIEVTLSRHRLMHPGSFVGVETLRFSTDEIRRLLRSAPRGLDATAVREETGGWPIAVRLVLVGGALPSTAASTAASFLGEYVREHVLDALPPALADFVLDGTACAELTPETAALVTAREDAADLLESCVRLGLFLDRFDGPNGPTYRWHPAFARRCADLARTDAARFATVHRRAARALEHTDPIAAVTHARRAGDRAGARAILLRHWLGLVVGSSAGDVERTATTLLRDNPDDPHLLLVRAGASDVLGDHRVARELCRRAEALLDRTPGEAAPAVLLIVRLLLAESSVEVAVSGPEIRALLDAEDDRMYGGRVALNHLLGWTALRSRESPDLAIEYFSAAAREAQEAGDRELTSRAVGHLAYGLATSGRLTEAATVLAEAESTRETLLPRNTFARGSAMAAAGWVAYWSGEAEEAVRIFDAAREEAASGRDLAGHARMMGAYSAALTGDPAICRRAAIGVQELPIDVVQGVAWPAFRESSVALLEEAVGRRERALRIAKKYASGTDLPLVGVALSGILRRAEDHAAALEMLRSLRGASELSYVKAATLITAAALRRATGHQEDAHDLCEAALAVASAENLVVLFGPREVAVRRLLQAHVHHGTQFEEFIETCLAVDAVGSVTDRLSERERDVFHQMQTARTLPEIAQELSVSVNTVKTHQRAIYRKLGVSSRREAVHAMV; this comes from the coding sequence GTGACCGCAGCGATCACGGCGGCCGTGGAGGCCGACGGGGTGACGGTTCTCAGCGCGCCCAGCGGCTACGGCAAGACGACGGCGGTCATGGCCTGGGCGGTGGCGCGCGACGACGTCGCCTGGCTCACGCTGAGCGCCTCGGACGACGATCCCGCGCTGCTGACGTCCGGGGTGGTGAATGCGCTGGCGCTCGCCGCCGAGCGCACGGGGCGCGCGTTCGCCGTCCGCCGCGATATCGAGGATCCGGTGCGCGCCTACCGGCAGATCTGCGCGGCGCTTCAGGACGCCGAGCATCCGATGCACCTCATCGTGGACGACGCGCACCGTGCCGGCGAGTCCTGGCGGGAGGGACTTCTGGGGCTCCTCGCCGATCAGCCTCCGGACGGACTGCACCTCGTCCTCGTCGGGACCACGTTGATCGAGGTCACCCTGTCCCGACATCGACTCATGCATCCCGGATCGTTCGTCGGCGTGGAGACGCTCCGGTTCTCGACGGACGAGATCCGTCGTCTGCTGCGGTCGGCGCCCCGAGGTCTCGATGCGACCGCCGTGCGAGAGGAGACCGGCGGGTGGCCCATAGCGGTACGGCTCGTCCTCGTGGGAGGTGCGCTGCCGTCGACGGCCGCGTCCACGGCCGCGTCGTTCCTCGGCGAGTACGTCCGCGAGCACGTGCTGGACGCGTTGCCGCCCGCGCTCGCCGACTTCGTGCTCGACGGCACCGCCTGCGCGGAGCTCACCCCGGAGACCGCCGCACTCGTGACGGCGAGGGAGGACGCCGCCGACCTCCTGGAGAGCTGCGTCCGACTCGGCCTCTTCCTTGACCGGTTCGACGGCCCGAACGGCCCGACGTACCGGTGGCACCCCGCGTTCGCGCGTCGGTGCGCCGACCTCGCGCGGACGGATGCCGCCCGTTTCGCCACCGTGCACCGCCGGGCCGCCCGTGCTCTGGAGCACACGGATCCGATCGCCGCCGTGACGCACGCGCGGCGCGCCGGGGATCGCGCCGGTGCCAGGGCCATCCTCCTCCGGCACTGGTTGGGCCTCGTGGTCGGCTCCTCGGCCGGCGACGTGGAGCGGACGGCGACGACTCTCCTGCGCGACAACCCGGACGATCCGCACCTGCTGCTCGTGCGAGCCGGGGCCAGCGATGTCCTCGGGGACCATCGTGTCGCCCGGGAGCTGTGCCGACGGGCCGAGGCCCTCCTCGACCGCACGCCGGGGGAGGCCGCCCCTGCCGTCCTCCTCATCGTCCGCCTGCTGCTCGCGGAGTCGTCCGTCGAGGTGGCGGTGTCCGGTCCCGAGATCCGCGCGCTGCTCGATGCCGAGGACGACAGGATGTACGGCGGTCGGGTGGCGCTCAACCACCTGCTGGGGTGGACCGCGCTGCGCAGTCGCGAATCGCCGGACCTCGCGATCGAGTACTTCTCTGCAGCGGCGCGCGAGGCGCAGGAAGCGGGCGACCGGGAGCTCACGTCCCGCGCTGTCGGACATCTCGCCTACGGCCTCGCCACCTCCGGTCGGCTCACGGAGGCCGCGACCGTGCTCGCCGAGGCCGAGAGCACCCGCGAGACTCTTCTTCCGCGGAACACCTTCGCGCGCGGCAGCGCCATGGCCGCCGCGGGGTGGGTCGCGTACTGGTCCGGCGAGGCGGAGGAGGCGGTCCGGATCTTCGACGCGGCACGGGAGGAAGCCGCATCCGGCCGCGACCTCGCCGGGCATGCACGCATGATGGGCGCCTATTCGGCCGCGCTCACAGGAGACCCCGCGATATGTCGCCGGGCGGCCATCGGCGTGCAGGAACTCCCTATCGACGTCGTGCAGGGGGTGGCGTGGCCGGCGTTCCGAGAGTCGTCGGTGGCCCTGCTCGAAGAGGCGGTGGGGCGGAGGGAGCGCGCACTGCGCATCGCGAAGAAGTACGCGAGCGGTACCGACCTCCCGCTCGTGGGCGTCGCCCTGTCCGGAATCCTGCGTCGCGCCGAGGATCACGCTGCGGCGCTGGAGATGCTGCGATCGTTGCGGGGCGCCTCCGAGCTGTCGTACGTCAAGGCCGCCACCTTGATCACCGCGGCTGCGCTGCGGAGGGCGACCGGCCACCAGGAGGACGCGCATGACCTGTGCGAGGCCGCACTCGCCGTCGCGTCAGCGGAGAACCTCGTCGTGCTCTTCGGTCCGCGGGAGGTCGCGGTGCGCCGGCTGCTGCAGGCGCATGTGCATCACGGCACGCAGTTCGAGGAGTTCATCGAGACATGCCTCGCCGTCGACGCGGTCGGATCCGTGACCGATCGGCTGTCGGAGCGGGAACGCGACGTCTTCCACCAGATGCAGACGGCGCGCACGCTGCCGGAGATCGCGCAGGAACTCTCCGTGTCGGTCAACACGGTGAAGACGCATCAACGCGCGATCTACCGCAAGCTCGGGGTGTCGTCCCGGCGGGAGGCCGTCCACGCCATGGTGTGA
- a CDS encoding DUF6325 family protein produces MRSRVLGDVAFVVIELRREHPGPPVLEPLLRQVEAGTLRVLDFLVVRRDADAHRITEIDGDDFALAGLRLYAPGLICVEDVGHFLPWVPVGSVAAVILVEQCWDVRFVREVEDGGDRILATQAIPSAVANAALAATLGAAS; encoded by the coding sequence ATGAGAAGCCGGGTGCTGGGCGACGTCGCGTTCGTCGTGATCGAGCTCCGCCGCGAGCACCCGGGACCACCGGTTCTCGAGCCACTCCTGCGGCAGGTCGAAGCAGGCACCCTGCGCGTGCTGGACTTCCTCGTGGTGCGGCGGGACGCCGACGCACACCGCATCACGGAGATCGACGGCGACGACTTCGCGCTCGCCGGTCTCCGCCTGTATGCGCCCGGACTCATCTGCGTCGAAGACGTCGGACACTTCCTCCCCTGGGTCCCCGTCGGCTCGGTCGCCGCCGTGATCCTCGTCGAACAGTGCTGGGACGTCCGGTTCGTCCGCGAGGTCGAGGACGGCGGCGATCGGATCCTGGCGACGCAGGCGATCCCCTCCGCGGTCGCGAACGCCGCCCTGGCGGCGACCCTGGGCGCAGCGTCGTGA
- a CDS encoding DUF6325 family protein has translation MEEFRFGPVEFYLVGFDGDRPDPATFGALTDLVSSGVVRVLDFVLVTRTAGGELDILELDEGDGSPALGGLEPIVAGLASEDDVLALAEVVPPGRSAAVVVLELLFARTLAQDVAAAGGQVLRTERIPAPVVNAVMDILEQEGE, from the coding sequence ATGGAGGAGTTCCGATTCGGGCCCGTCGAGTTCTACCTCGTGGGCTTCGACGGCGACCGGCCGGACCCGGCGACGTTCGGGGCGCTGACCGACCTCGTGTCGAGCGGCGTCGTGCGCGTGCTGGATTTCGTGCTGGTGACGAGGACGGCGGGCGGGGAACTCGACATCCTCGAACTGGACGAGGGCGACGGGTCCCCGGCGCTCGGAGGGCTCGAGCCGATCGTCGCCGGACTCGCGAGCGAGGACGACGTCCTCGCCCTGGCGGAGGTCGTGCCACCGGGACGATCCGCGGCCGTGGTGGTCCTGGAACTCCTGTTCGCCCGGACCCTGGCCCAGGATGTCGCCGCCGCGGGAGGCCAGGTGCTGCGCACCGAGCGCATTCCGGCTCCCGTCGTGAACGCGGTGATGGACATCCTCGAACAGGAAGGTGAATGA
- a CDS encoding SHOCT domain-containing protein, with protein sequence MPLRRFGRPGLIGLAARTAVVAGTATAVQGAAMRHQERRAQSEYEQQQYEAAQQQAQMDDAARTAAAQYAPPASPPPAPADDLIAKLQELGSLKASGVLTEEEFTAAKQKLLG encoded by the coding sequence ATGCCCTTGCGGAGATTCGGCCGGCCGGGGCTCATCGGTCTCGCCGCACGGACCGCGGTGGTCGCCGGAACGGCGACCGCGGTGCAGGGAGCCGCCATGCGGCACCAGGAGCGCCGCGCGCAGAGCGAGTACGAGCAGCAGCAGTATGAGGCCGCCCAGCAACAGGCCCAGATGGACGACGCGGCCCGCACCGCGGCTGCGCAGTATGCGCCGCCGGCGTCCCCGCCGCCCGCACCGGCGGACGACCTGATCGCCAAGCTGCAGGAGCTCGGGTCGCTGAAGGCCTCCGGTGTGCTGACGGAAGAGGAGTTCACCGCGGCGAAGCAGAAGCTGCTGGGCTGA
- a CDS encoding arylsulfatase, with protein MSEFNADFSGEITLDVRDSRPDWSPYELRKAPDGAPNVLVVLYDDTGLASWSPYGGRIAMPTMDRLAAGGLTYTQWHTTALCSPTRSTMLTGRNHHVNRAGVIMEGTNGFPGFAGRLPAECATIGQVLQENGYSTFWLGKDHNVPEEDIAPGGSRSMWPLQLGFDRFYGFLGGETNNWYPDLVEDNHFIEQPYSPEDGYHLSKDLADQALAMIRNQQASNPSKPWYMWFCPGANHAPHHAPQEYIDKYKGAFDDGYDAYREWVLARMIEKGVLPEGTQMTPFNPLPDEAANPADHVRPWAELNDDERRLFARMAEVFAGFSEYTDAQVGRIVDYLEETGQLDNTIIFYCADNGASGEGSPDGSVNENKFFNGYPDDLAENLAMIDTLGSADTYNHYPTGWAAAFSTPFQMFKRYSQYSGGTCDPMVVHWPKGIAAKGELRHQYHHSVDVVATVLDVIGIEMPESYRGVPQRPLDGVSMKSSFDAAPDGPTQKTVQYYSMLGTRGIWKDGWKAAAVHAPLSGEGHFDDDVWELYHVDEDRSESNDLAATHPEKLQELITAWFAEAEANFALPLDDRSAREILTVPRPQAESPRDRYVYFPGTAAVPESVAVNVRGRSYKIIADVVLDEGAEGVLFAHGSRFGGHSLFLKDNRLVYVYNFLGIPPEQSFTSDELTPGPHTLGVEFVREGAGEHGESVGTTTLYVDDRAVASGPMRAQVGKFTLCGDGLCVGWDSADPVSAQYRNPFPFTGGKLLGVAVDVSTEQYLDMELEAAAMLSRE; from the coding sequence ATGTCGGAATTCAACGCAGACTTCTCGGGCGAGATCACGCTGGACGTCCGCGACTCCCGTCCCGACTGGTCGCCGTACGAGCTGCGGAAGGCGCCGGACGGAGCACCGAACGTCCTCGTCGTGCTCTACGACGACACCGGGCTCGCCTCCTGGTCGCCGTACGGCGGTCGCATCGCGATGCCGACCATGGATCGTCTGGCCGCCGGGGGCCTCACCTACACGCAGTGGCACACCACGGCGCTGTGCTCGCCGACGCGGTCCACCATGCTCACGGGGCGCAACCACCACGTCAATCGCGCCGGCGTGATCATGGAGGGCACCAACGGCTTCCCGGGCTTCGCGGGACGGCTCCCGGCGGAGTGCGCGACGATCGGGCAGGTGCTGCAGGAGAACGGCTACAGCACGTTCTGGCTCGGCAAAGACCACAACGTCCCGGAGGAGGACATCGCGCCGGGAGGCAGCCGCTCGATGTGGCCGCTGCAACTCGGGTTCGACCGGTTCTACGGCTTCCTCGGTGGCGAGACGAACAACTGGTACCCCGATCTCGTCGAGGACAACCACTTCATCGAGCAGCCGTACAGCCCGGAGGACGGGTATCACCTGTCGAAGGATCTCGCCGACCAGGCGCTCGCGATGATCCGGAACCAGCAGGCTTCGAACCCCTCGAAGCCCTGGTACATGTGGTTCTGTCCCGGCGCGAACCACGCTCCGCACCACGCGCCGCAGGAGTACATCGACAAGTACAAGGGGGCGTTCGACGACGGCTACGACGCGTATCGCGAGTGGGTGCTCGCCCGCATGATCGAGAAGGGCGTGCTGCCGGAGGGCACGCAGATGACGCCGTTCAACCCGTTGCCGGACGAGGCGGCGAACCCGGCCGACCACGTGCGCCCGTGGGCGGAGCTGAACGACGACGAACGGAGGCTGTTCGCGCGGATGGCCGAGGTCTTCGCCGGCTTCTCCGAGTACACGGATGCCCAGGTCGGTCGGATCGTGGACTATCTGGAGGAGACGGGCCAGCTGGACAACACGATCATCTTCTACTGCGCCGACAACGGCGCCTCGGGGGAGGGATCACCGGACGGCTCCGTGAACGAGAACAAGTTCTTCAACGGCTACCCCGACGATCTCGCCGAGAACCTCGCGATGATCGACACCCTCGGCTCCGCGGACACCTACAACCACTATCCGACCGGGTGGGCGGCCGCGTTCTCCACGCCGTTCCAGATGTTCAAGCGCTACTCCCAGTACTCCGGCGGCACCTGCGACCCGATGGTCGTGCACTGGCCGAAGGGGATCGCGGCGAAGGGGGAGCTGCGCCACCAGTACCACCACTCGGTGGACGTCGTGGCGACAGTGCTCGACGTCATCGGCATCGAGATGCCGGAGTCCTACCGTGGGGTGCCGCAGAGACCGCTCGACGGCGTCTCGATGAAGTCGTCCTTCGACGCGGCGCCGGACGGTCCGACGCAGAAGACGGTGCAGTACTACTCGATGCTCGGCACGAGGGGCATCTGGAAGGACGGCTGGAAGGCCGCCGCCGTACACGCGCCGCTGAGCGGCGAGGGCCACTTCGACGACGACGTGTGGGAGCTGTACCACGTGGACGAGGACCGCTCCGAGTCGAACGACCTCGCCGCGACCCACCCGGAGAAGCTGCAGGAGCTCATCACCGCATGGTTCGCCGAGGCGGAGGCGAACTTCGCCCTTCCGCTCGATGACCGCTCCGCCCGCGAGATCCTGACGGTCCCGCGGCCCCAGGCCGAGTCGCCCCGGGATCGCTATGTGTACTTCCCCGGCACCGCGGCGGTACCGGAGAGCGTCGCGGTGAACGTCCGAGGGCGCTCCTACAAGATCATCGCCGACGTCGTGCTCGACGAGGGTGCCGAGGGCGTGCTCTTCGCGCACGGCTCGCGCTTCGGCGGGCACTCCCTGTTCCTCAAGGACAACAGGCTCGTCTACGTGTACAACTTCCTCGGCATCCCGCCGGAGCAGTCGTTCACCTCGGACGAGCTCACCCCCGGCCCGCATACCCTCGGCGTGGAGTTCGTCCGCGAGGGGGCGGGGGAGCACGGCGAGTCCGTCGGCACGACCACGCTGTACGTCGACGATCGTGCGGTGGCGTCCGGTCCGATGCGGGCGCAGGTCGGGAAGTTCACGCTCTGCGGCGACGGACTCTGCGTCGGGTGGGACAGCGCCGACCCGGTGAGCGCGCAGTACCGCAACCCGTTCCCGTTCACCGGCGGCAAGCTCCTGGGCGTGGCGGTGGACGTGAGCACGGAGCAGTATCTCGATATGGAACTCGAGGCAGCGGCGATGCTGTCGCGCGAGTGA
- a CDS encoding formylglycine-generating enzyme family protein gives MTAMIEVPGGTLLMGSDEFYPEEGPVHERRVEPFTLDEHPVTNRQYAAFIEDTGYVTIAERPMDPADYPGVHPDDLVPGAMVFTPTRGPVDLRDWRQWWRWEPGASWRHPFGPTSSIDDRLDHPVVQVAYPDAVAYAAWAGRRLPTEAEWEWAARGGLVGARFAWGEDTKLDGTLMADTWQGAFPYRNDGADGWIGTAPVASFPANGYGLHDMIGNVWEWTADYWTHRHVPPGAVGVEAGHRASLLSSEPGSPIPRRVLKGGSHLCAPEYCLRYRPAARSAQAEDTAMTHIGFRCAL, from the coding sequence ATGACGGCGATGATCGAGGTCCCCGGCGGCACGCTCCTCATGGGGTCGGACGAGTTCTACCCGGAGGAGGGGCCCGTCCACGAGCGGCGCGTGGAGCCGTTCACGCTGGACGAGCATCCCGTGACCAATCGCCAGTACGCGGCCTTCATCGAGGACACCGGCTACGTCACGATCGCCGAGCGGCCGATGGACCCTGCCGACTACCCAGGCGTGCACCCGGACGACCTCGTCCCCGGGGCCATGGTCTTCACGCCGACACGCGGTCCCGTCGACCTTCGCGACTGGCGTCAGTGGTGGCGGTGGGAGCCCGGGGCGTCCTGGCGGCACCCCTTCGGGCCGACCTCGTCGATCGATGACCGTCTCGATCATCCGGTCGTGCAGGTCGCGTACCCCGATGCCGTCGCCTACGCCGCGTGGGCCGGCAGGCGCCTGCCCACCGAGGCGGAGTGGGAATGGGCGGCGCGCGGTGGCCTCGTCGGTGCCCGCTTCGCCTGGGGGGAGGACACGAAGCTGGACGGCACCCTCATGGCGGATACCTGGCAGGGTGCCTTCCCGTACCGGAACGATGGCGCCGACGGGTGGATCGGCACCGCTCCGGTGGCCTCGTTCCCCGCCAACGGCTACGGCCTGCACGACATGATCGGCAACGTGTGGGAATGGACGGCGGACTACTGGACGCACCGACATGTACCGCCGGGAGCCGTGGGCGTCGAGGCGGGACATCGCGCGAGCCTGCTGTCCTCCGAGCCCGGGTCGCCCATCCCGCGCCGCGTGCTCAAGGGCGGCTCGCACCTCTGCGCTCCGGAGTACTGCCTCCGCTACCGCCCTGCGGCGCGATCGGCGCAGGCAGAGGACACCGCCATGACCCACATCGGCTTCCGCTGCGCCCTCTGA
- a CDS encoding HAD family hydrolase → MDSTPLSSWRDTTTRRAIEAFVAAATTGPETVPVEERIAVFDNDGTLWSEKPMPTQLHYVVERWREAATRDPSLAENQPYRAAVTGDLAWLGTAIDKHYAGDDSDLGVIIQALLGLTDGVSVEDYARSVTEFYRSAQHPILGRPYADSVYTPMVELLRYLEAHGFTCYIVSGGERDFMRPMTQANYGVPPERVIGSALGLTYDEKDASVRYSSALAFFDDGPEKPVRIWSRIGRRPLLAAGNSNGDMPMLDFAHGGPRRGLALLIHHDDAGRDDTPYDTGAEKALRAADDRGYTVVSVKDDWASVFPDPA, encoded by the coding sequence ATGGACTCCACTCCCCTGTCATCCTGGCGGGACACCACCACGCGCCGCGCCATCGAGGCGTTCGTCGCCGCCGCGACCACAGGCCCGGAGACCGTCCCCGTCGAAGAACGGATCGCCGTGTTCGACAACGACGGCACACTGTGGTCGGAGAAGCCCATGCCCACCCAGCTGCACTACGTGGTCGAGCGCTGGCGCGAGGCGGCCACCCGCGACCCGTCCCTCGCCGAGAACCAGCCGTACCGCGCGGCGGTGACCGGTGACCTCGCCTGGCTCGGCACCGCGATCGACAAGCACTACGCCGGCGACGACTCCGACCTCGGCGTCATCATCCAGGCGCTCCTGGGGCTGACCGACGGTGTCAGCGTGGAGGACTACGCCCGTTCGGTCACGGAGTTCTACCGCTCCGCGCAGCACCCGATCCTCGGTCGCCCGTACGCGGATTCCGTGTACACGCCGATGGTGGAGCTGCTGCGCTACCTCGAAGCCCATGGCTTCACCTGCTACATCGTCTCCGGCGGCGAGCGCGACTTCATGCGGCCGATGACCCAGGCGAACTACGGCGTCCCTCCTGAGCGCGTGATCGGCTCGGCGCTCGGGCTCACCTACGACGAGAAGGATGCCAGCGTCCGCTACTCGTCCGCCCTGGCGTTCTTCGACGACGGTCCGGAGAAACCGGTGCGGATCTGGAGCCGGATCGGTCGGCGTCCGCTGCTCGCCGCCGGCAACTCCAACGGGGACATGCCCATGCTCGACTTCGCGCACGGCGGCCCTCGCCGCGGACTCGCGCTGCTGATCCATCACGACGACGCGGGCCGCGACGACACCCCCTACGACACGGGAGCCGAGAAGGCCCTGCGCGCAGCCGACGACCGCGGCTACACCGTGGTCAGCGTCAAGGACGACTGGGCGTCCGTGTTCCCCGACCCGGCCTGA
- a CDS encoding heavy-metal-associated domain-containing protein, whose amino-acid sequence MSTSEYQVTGMTCGHCEMAIRDEVSRIPGVEGIDVSAQSGRLVVRSSAPVDDTAVLAAVDEAGYQAVRS is encoded by the coding sequence ATGAGCACGAGCGAGTACCAGGTCACCGGAATGACGTGCGGCCACTGCGAGATGGCGATCCGCGACGAGGTGTCGCGCATCCCCGGTGTCGAGGGTATCGATGTCAGCGCGCAGAGCGGGAGACTCGTGGTGCGCAGCTCCGCCCCCGTCGACGACACGGCCGTGCTGGCCGCCGTGGACGAGGCGGGCTACCAGGCGGTACGGTCCTGA